The following are encoded in a window of Amaranthus tricolor cultivar Red isolate AtriRed21 chromosome 2, ASM2621246v1, whole genome shotgun sequence genomic DNA:
- the LOC130806801 gene encoding uncharacterized protein LOC130806801 isoform X2, with protein MDKIVHEALEEICSQGVNGIALSLLWPRLHYSLSSSELDLCPAVKRAIWSGLISIPGLLLKLQNGSEFEPKSKSFEEVESLGLKIFANEQLRRCFVGLYDVKASNITPPQQRVLERLALARENGVTQNQLCKELGIAANNFFYVVKRLESWGLIVRQSTIVRTKESSSDKEPKNSQPVHTNLIRLHRYALPLSSQQRLEITKENKNSEEILRENQRVSKGDLLEDCSQDGVLVKDFLPAIKAVCDRLEQAEVVSDIKRELGYRETRGHRAWRNICNRLKQAGLVEVFDAKVDSKVETPTKSKKSKSRGQNKPVSCLRLLKQFSPKLFQQKIPQCDYEDLVPEQTIPSRKSVQNTDQLVELPLEQQIYDMIDMEGSKGLLGVDVCRRLGISTKMFDNLINTMGSRFGLHQLSENRKRGSAYRFWSQGNFCPELPNSPFNRLPDDPDGHQNLVASVLEPPQCVNSQIADADLVSLYSQKWLIGENMENKDAEVILKHDSQQGSGSSQTCGGSPALANDMNTIVPISGSEIESTEASAMPLPKSFNLQQRQRYPSVTSAQREKRILERLETDRIVIKPELQRWLESFEKDKKTKMDRKTLMHCLNKLEQEGKCKLMVFSIPGVSNFGNHREILVVLHPSVKSSANELSDQVHDKVRSFEIEVRGNVSPSKKIYSVPDLNGIGRIPPKANLETQSVKSENMRANGFVVAKMVRTKLLHCFLWDYVNNSATGTEVSSLNENSHSSCQLFCFDAAIKAMPFELFLQVVGSPLKWTDMIVKCKNGFMLTDFPDEEYRNLMDTRATGRLSWLIDILRRLKLIRLVADERPTDAAKILHAKLIYALELKPYIEEPTSMDFLPQGYGSFDERMHFRHDFVLSTSEAVEKYWQTLEYCYAAADPKAVVRAFPGSVVFEVCLYKSWTTVRIMKAEQRAELLQRIKDQQSKKLSFQECREIAKDLNLSLEQVLRVYYDYRQQRLNRIQGDLNIQSEPQRKRKISPEERSRKHPKVNPLSDSHQVKDIEKKDTRNQKFFWTEEADRQLLVQYARQRAMQGARRGTDWGSISDLPAPRRTCRRRVSFLKKDIMFNKSLMRLCNLLTQRYAQKLDIESNLIVGNDCCQETNFQGQRWDDFDDSKIKLALHEVLALKQMMKSESGKRSELAAQGTHNPITSSPCDIDNDSESKQTGSSRRSKRHRLPQKFVMHLKERVSIAKRINQSLAVSCAVELFKLVFLTNSKAVEMPNLLAETLCCYSEHDLFSAFDYLRQKKILVGNGPSQPFVLSQSFLRNLSLTPFPANTRKRANKLASWLCERGKELMEGTVDLPSDLQCGDIFHLCALVYSGELSIFPVLPPEGVGEAEDSRCMKRRYDDHEIEDNGVSKKHKCHSIQECEIFSRREKGFPGIKVSLSRAAILRSSIVEFFEGEDHVNLFNEKEQFYATLGQKVSRTLSSIDSVEEKLLDFSSIAPATVIFGDSIWEVMTNYTIQDLEKHDNQKHVQLHPELIKTVYTNVKQAGDQGLNMMKISECLGMESSILAEHVVGVLQLFGLVLRVNGYNSVRVVNGQYRTKYFLTSKATCSLDVASSSAPQREETCTHNESARSESEVYRIDEGEAQSQNSSREVLPLSNANQVHKKHEAWSTIKWTSAEGRKENQNSDNSASNFQPIVPWINGDGTINGIVHRGLTRRIFGIVIQNPGILEENIVSQMGALNPQSCRMLLDSMVLDKHLIVRKMTQSTWSTIPGLLESLSDSLFRKPKYVCRQHYFANPMMTSLL; from the exons AGAGAATGGAGTGACACAAAATCAACTTTGCAAAGAACTTGGAATTGCTGCTAACAACTTCTTTTATGTGGTCAAGAGGCTTGAGTCTTGGGGTTTAATTGTTCGGCAGTCAACTATAGTGAGAACAAAAGAATCTTCCAGTGATAAAGAGCCAAAAAATAGCCAACCAGTGCATACTAACTTGATCCGTCTACACCGTTATGCATTACCCTTGTCTTCTCAGCAAAGACTTGAGATTACAAAAGAGAATAAGAATTCTGAAGAAATTCTTAGAGAAAATCAGAGGGTTAGTAAAGGAGACCTTCTTGAAGACTGTAGTCAAGATGGCGTACTTGTCAAGGATTTCTTGCCTGCAATCAAAGCTGTTTGTGATAGACTTGAGCAAGCTGAAG TAGTCTCTGATATTAAACGAGAACTTGGTTATCGAGAAACGCGAGGACACAGAGCTTGGAGAAAT ATTTGCAACAGGTTGAAGCAAGCTGGTCTTGTTGAAGTATTTGATGCAAAAGTAGACAGCAAAGTGGAAACCcctacaaaatcaaaaaagagcAAATCTAGGGGGCAAAACAAG CCTGTTAGTTGTTTACGACTGCTGAAGCAATTTTCTCCAAAACTTTTCCAACAAAAGATTCCACAATGCGATTATGAGGATCTTGTCCCAGAGCAAACTATCCCATCTAGAAAAAGTGTTCAAAACACTGATCAGCTTGTAGAGCTTCCTCTAGAACAACAAATTTATGACATGATTGATATGGAAGGATCTAAGGGGCTGCTTGGAGTTGAC GTGTGCAGAAGGCTTGGCATCAGCACTAAAATGTTCGACAATTTGATCAATACAATGGGCTCACGGTTTGGTTTGCATCAACTTTCAGAAAACCGCAAAAGAGGGTCAGCATATCGATTTTGGTCGCAAGGAAATTTTTGCCCTGAATTACCTAATTCTCCATTTAACAGATTACCAGATGATCCTGATGGCCATCAAAACCTTGTAGCCTCAGTTTTGGAGCCACCTCAATGTGTGAACTCCCAAATAGCCGATGCTGACTTGGTTTCCTTATACTCCCAAAAATGGCTAATTGGTGAAAATATGGAAAACAAAGATGCGGAGGTAATCCTTAAGCATGACTCTCAACAAGGAAGTGGATCAAGCCAAACTTGTGGAGGTTCACCAGCTTTAGCGAATGATATGAATACTATTGTGCCTATATCAGGTAGTGAAATTGAATCAACTGAGGCTTCTGCTATGCCATTACCCAAGTCGTTTAACCTTCAACAACGTCAGAGATATCCGTCGGTAACTAGTGCCCAAAGAGAGAAACGGATACTAGAAAGACTTGAG ACTGACAGAATTGTCATAAAACCTGAACTCCAGAGATGGCTCGAGAGTTTTGAGAAGGACAAGAAGACAAAAATGGACAGAAAGACCTTGATGCATTGTCTCAACAAACTCGAGCAGGAAGGGAAGTGTAAACTCATGGTCTTTAGTATACCAGGTGTTTCAAATTTTGGCAATCACCGTGAAATACTTGTAGTTCTTCATCCATCTGTCAAAAGTTCAGCTAACGAATTGTCAGACCAAGTGCATGATAAAGTGAGATCCTTTGAAATAGAAGTTCGTGGCAACGTATCTCCTTCAAAGAAGATTTATTCTGTTCCCGATCTAAATGGCATTGGAAGGATTCCTCCGAAAGCAAACTTAGAAACTCAAAGTGTTAAATCAGAAAATATGCGTGCTAATGGATTTGTCGTAGCAAAAATGGTTCGGACAAAGCTCCTTCATTGTTTTTTATGGGATTATGTGAATAACTCTGCTACAGGTACTGAGGTATCATCCTTGAACGAAAATTCACACAGCTCATGTCAATTGTTTTGTTTCGATGCTGCTATCAAGGCTAtgccttttgaattatttttgcaAGTGGTGGGTTCTCCTCTTAAATGGACTGATATGATTGTGAAATGCAAGAATGGGTTTATGCTGACTGATTTTCCCGACGAGGAATATAGAAATTTGATGGATACTCGAGCAACTGGGAGACTGTCGTGGCTTATTGATATTTTACGCCGTCTCAAG CTGATCCGGCTGGTAGCTGATGAAAGACCCACAGATGCAGCCAAGATCTTACATGCCAAGCTTATATATGCTTTAGAGCTTAAACCATACATTGAAGAACCAACATCAATGGACTTTCTGCCTCAAGGCTATGGCTCTTTTGATGAAAGAATGCATTTCAGGCATGACTTTGTGTTGTCCACCAGCGAAGCTGTAGAGAAATATTGGCAGACTTTGGAGTATTGTTACGCTGCTGCTGACCCAAAAGCTGTTGTGCGTGCATTCCCTGGGTCTGTGGTTTTTGAG GTTTGTCTTTATAAATCCTGGACTACAGTTAGGATTATGAAGGCAGAGCAACGTGCTGAGCTCCTCCAGCGCATTAAGGATCAGCAAAGCAAAAAGCTCAGCTTCCAGGAGTGTAGAGAAATTGCCAAGGatcttaatctttcattagaACAG GTGCTTCGTGTATACTATGATTATCGGCAGCAGCGTCTTAATAGGATCCAAGGAGATTTGAATATTCAGAGTGAACCACAACGCAAGCGAAAGATTTCTCCGGAAGAGAGGTCACGGAAGCATCCAAAAGTCAATCCACTTAGCG ATTCCCACCAGGTTAAAGACATTGAGAAGAAGGATACACGTAACCAAAAGTTCTTCTGGACAGAAGAAGCAGACAG GCAATTACTTGTTCAGTATGCAAGACAAAGAGCAATGCAAGGTGCTCGGCGTGGCACAGACTGGGGCTCAATTAGTGACCTTCCAGCTCCTCGAAGAACCTGTCGCAGAAGAGTATCATTTCTGAAGAAAGACATAATGTTTAACAAATCTTTGATGAGGCTTTGTAACTTGCTTACTCAACGATATGCTCAGAAGCTGGATATTGAAAGTAACTTGATTGTTGGGAATGATTGTTGTCAAGAAACTAATTTCCAAGGTCAGCGCTGGGATGATTTTGATGATAGTAAAATTAAGTTAGCTCTTCACGAGGTTCTTGCACTCAAGCAGATGATGAAATCGGAGTCTGGTAAGAGAAGTGAATTGGCTGCGCAG GGCACCCACAATCCCATCACAAGTAGTCCTTGTGACATTGACAATGACTCTGAAAGTAAGCAGACAGGCTCCAGTCGCAGATCTAAGCGCCATCGCCTTCCTCAGAAGTTTGTCATGCATTTGAAAGAGAGGGTTAGCATTGCCAAGCGAATAAATCAGTCACTAGCTGTTTCTTGTGCTGTTGAGCTGTTTAAGTTGGTTTTCTTGACCAACTCAAAAGCTGTAGAAATGCCAAATTTACTGGCAGAAACATTATGTTGCTACTCAGAGCATGATCTTTTCTCAGCTTTTGACTATCTTAGACAGAAGAAAATCTTG GTTGGAAATGGTCCAAGTCAGCCATTTGTCCTGTCTCAAAGTTTCTTGAGAAATCTTTCTTTGACTCCATTTCCAGCAAACACAAGGAAGCGAGCTAATAAGTTGGCGAGCTGGCTATGTGAAAGAGGGAAGGAGCTGATGGAAGGGACGGTTGATCTACCTTCAGATCTGCAGTGTGGAGATATTTTCCATTTGTGTGCTTTAGTTTATTCTGGAGAGTTGTCTATCTTCCCAGTTTTACCTCCAGAAGGTGTTGGAGAAGCTGAAGACTCAAGGTGTATGAAACGTAGATATGATGACCATGAAATCGAGGACAATGGTGTGAGCAAAAAACATAAATGCCACTCTATACAAGAATGTGAGATCTTTTCCCGACGGGAGAAAGGCTTCCCTGGTATAAAAGTTTCTCTAAGTCGAGCTGCAATTTTGAGGTCCAGCATAGTTGAGTTTTTCGAAGGTGAAGATCATGTAAACCTTTTCAATGAAAAGGAGCAATTTTATGCAACTTTGGGTCAGAAAGTTAGCCGCACCTTATCCTCTATTGATAGCGTTGAAGAAAAACTCCTGGATTTTAGTAGTATTGCGCCAGCTACTGTTATTTTTGGTGATTCCATATGGGAAGTTATGACAAACTACACTATCCAAGATCTGGAGAAACATGATAACCAGAAACATGTTCAATTACACCCAGAGCTTATAAAAACTGTATACACGAATGTTAAGCAAGCTGGTGACCAGGGTTTGAACATGATGAAGATTTCTGAGTGCTTAGGAATGGAAA GTTCTATTTTAGCGGAACATGTTGTTGGTGTGCTTCAATTATTTGGCCTTGTATTGAGG GTCAATGGTTACAATTCTGTCCGAGTTGTGAATGGTCAATATCGCACCAAGTACTTTTTGACCTCAAAGGCAACATGTTCCCTTGATGTTGCTTCATCCTCAGCCCCTCAGAGGGAGGAAACGTGTACACATAATGAAAGTGCACGTTCTGAAAGTGAAGTGTATCGCATAGATGAAGGTGAAGCGCAAAGTCAAAATTCATCTAGAGAGGTTTTACCGCTCTCAAATGCTAATCAGGTTCATAAAAAGCATGAAGCATGGAGCACAATTAAATGGACATCCGCTGAAGGGAGGAAGGAGAATCAAAACTCAGATAACTCGGCCTCTAATTTTCAGCCAATAGTACCTTGGATCAATGGGGATGGAACTATTAATGGGATTGTCCACAGAGGGCTTACACGTCGTATATTTGGTATTGTGATTCAAAACCCTGGCATACTAGAG GAGAATATTGTCAGTCAAATGGGAGCACTGAACCCACAG AGTTGTCGAATGTTGTTGGATTCAATGGTTTTGGATAAACACCTCATTGTGCGGAAGATGACTCAAAGCACTTGGTCAACCATCCCTGGATTGCTGGAAAGTCTCTCTGACAGTCTATTTAGGAAGCCCAAATATGTTTGTCGACAACATTACTTTGCGAATCCCATGATGACCTCTTTACTATGA
- the LOC130806801 gene encoding uncharacterized protein LOC130806801 isoform X1, protein MDKIVHEALEEICSQGVNGIALSLLWPRLHYSLSSSELDLCPAVKRAIWSGLISIPGLLLKLQNGSEFEPKSKSFEEVESLGLKIFANEQLRRCFVGLYDVKASNITPPQQRVLERLALARENGVTQNQLCKELGIAANNFFYVVKRLESWGLIVRQSTIVRTKESSSDKEPKNSQPVHTNLIRLHRYALPLSSQQRLEITKENKNSEEILRENQRVSKGDLLEDCSQDGVLVKDFLPAIKAVCDRLEQAEGKVLVVSDIKRELGYRETRGHRAWRNICNRLKQAGLVEVFDAKVDSKVETPTKSKKSKSRGQNKPVSCLRLLKQFSPKLFQQKIPQCDYEDLVPEQTIPSRKSVQNTDQLVELPLEQQIYDMIDMEGSKGLLGVDVCRRLGISTKMFDNLINTMGSRFGLHQLSENRKRGSAYRFWSQGNFCPELPNSPFNRLPDDPDGHQNLVASVLEPPQCVNSQIADADLVSLYSQKWLIGENMENKDAEVILKHDSQQGSGSSQTCGGSPALANDMNTIVPISGSEIESTEASAMPLPKSFNLQQRQRYPSVTSAQREKRILERLETDRIVIKPELQRWLESFEKDKKTKMDRKTLMHCLNKLEQEGKCKLMVFSIPGVSNFGNHREILVVLHPSVKSSANELSDQVHDKVRSFEIEVRGNVSPSKKIYSVPDLNGIGRIPPKANLETQSVKSENMRANGFVVAKMVRTKLLHCFLWDYVNNSATGTEVSSLNENSHSSCQLFCFDAAIKAMPFELFLQVVGSPLKWTDMIVKCKNGFMLTDFPDEEYRNLMDTRATGRLSWLIDILRRLKLIRLVADERPTDAAKILHAKLIYALELKPYIEEPTSMDFLPQGYGSFDERMHFRHDFVLSTSEAVEKYWQTLEYCYAAADPKAVVRAFPGSVVFEVCLYKSWTTVRIMKAEQRAELLQRIKDQQSKKLSFQECREIAKDLNLSLEQVLRVYYDYRQQRLNRIQGDLNIQSEPQRKRKISPEERSRKHPKVNPLSDSHQVKDIEKKDTRNQKFFWTEEADRQLLVQYARQRAMQGARRGTDWGSISDLPAPRRTCRRRVSFLKKDIMFNKSLMRLCNLLTQRYAQKLDIESNLIVGNDCCQETNFQGQRWDDFDDSKIKLALHEVLALKQMMKSESGKRSELAAQGTHNPITSSPCDIDNDSESKQTGSSRRSKRHRLPQKFVMHLKERVSIAKRINQSLAVSCAVELFKLVFLTNSKAVEMPNLLAETLCCYSEHDLFSAFDYLRQKKILVGNGPSQPFVLSQSFLRNLSLTPFPANTRKRANKLASWLCERGKELMEGTVDLPSDLQCGDIFHLCALVYSGELSIFPVLPPEGVGEAEDSRCMKRRYDDHEIEDNGVSKKHKCHSIQECEIFSRREKGFPGIKVSLSRAAILRSSIVEFFEGEDHVNLFNEKEQFYATLGQKVSRTLSSIDSVEEKLLDFSSIAPATVIFGDSIWEVMTNYTIQDLEKHDNQKHVQLHPELIKTVYTNVKQAGDQGLNMMKISECLGMESSILAEHVVGVLQLFGLVLRVNGYNSVRVVNGQYRTKYFLTSKATCSLDVASSSAPQREETCTHNESARSESEVYRIDEGEAQSQNSSREVLPLSNANQVHKKHEAWSTIKWTSAEGRKENQNSDNSASNFQPIVPWINGDGTINGIVHRGLTRRIFGIVIQNPGILEENIVSQMGALNPQSCRMLLDSMVLDKHLIVRKMTQSTWSTIPGLLESLSDSLFRKPKYVCRQHYFANPMMTSLL, encoded by the exons AGAGAATGGAGTGACACAAAATCAACTTTGCAAAGAACTTGGAATTGCTGCTAACAACTTCTTTTATGTGGTCAAGAGGCTTGAGTCTTGGGGTTTAATTGTTCGGCAGTCAACTATAGTGAGAACAAAAGAATCTTCCAGTGATAAAGAGCCAAAAAATAGCCAACCAGTGCATACTAACTTGATCCGTCTACACCGTTATGCATTACCCTTGTCTTCTCAGCAAAGACTTGAGATTACAAAAGAGAATAAGAATTCTGAAGAAATTCTTAGAGAAAATCAGAGGGTTAGTAAAGGAGACCTTCTTGAAGACTGTAGTCAAGATGGCGTACTTGTCAAGGATTTCTTGCCTGCAATCAAAGCTGTTTGTGATAGACTTGAGCAAGCTGAAGGCAAG GTTCTAGTAGTCTCTGATATTAAACGAGAACTTGGTTATCGAGAAACGCGAGGACACAGAGCTTGGAGAAAT ATTTGCAACAGGTTGAAGCAAGCTGGTCTTGTTGAAGTATTTGATGCAAAAGTAGACAGCAAAGTGGAAACCcctacaaaatcaaaaaagagcAAATCTAGGGGGCAAAACAAG CCTGTTAGTTGTTTACGACTGCTGAAGCAATTTTCTCCAAAACTTTTCCAACAAAAGATTCCACAATGCGATTATGAGGATCTTGTCCCAGAGCAAACTATCCCATCTAGAAAAAGTGTTCAAAACACTGATCAGCTTGTAGAGCTTCCTCTAGAACAACAAATTTATGACATGATTGATATGGAAGGATCTAAGGGGCTGCTTGGAGTTGAC GTGTGCAGAAGGCTTGGCATCAGCACTAAAATGTTCGACAATTTGATCAATACAATGGGCTCACGGTTTGGTTTGCATCAACTTTCAGAAAACCGCAAAAGAGGGTCAGCATATCGATTTTGGTCGCAAGGAAATTTTTGCCCTGAATTACCTAATTCTCCATTTAACAGATTACCAGATGATCCTGATGGCCATCAAAACCTTGTAGCCTCAGTTTTGGAGCCACCTCAATGTGTGAACTCCCAAATAGCCGATGCTGACTTGGTTTCCTTATACTCCCAAAAATGGCTAATTGGTGAAAATATGGAAAACAAAGATGCGGAGGTAATCCTTAAGCATGACTCTCAACAAGGAAGTGGATCAAGCCAAACTTGTGGAGGTTCACCAGCTTTAGCGAATGATATGAATACTATTGTGCCTATATCAGGTAGTGAAATTGAATCAACTGAGGCTTCTGCTATGCCATTACCCAAGTCGTTTAACCTTCAACAACGTCAGAGATATCCGTCGGTAACTAGTGCCCAAAGAGAGAAACGGATACTAGAAAGACTTGAG ACTGACAGAATTGTCATAAAACCTGAACTCCAGAGATGGCTCGAGAGTTTTGAGAAGGACAAGAAGACAAAAATGGACAGAAAGACCTTGATGCATTGTCTCAACAAACTCGAGCAGGAAGGGAAGTGTAAACTCATGGTCTTTAGTATACCAGGTGTTTCAAATTTTGGCAATCACCGTGAAATACTTGTAGTTCTTCATCCATCTGTCAAAAGTTCAGCTAACGAATTGTCAGACCAAGTGCATGATAAAGTGAGATCCTTTGAAATAGAAGTTCGTGGCAACGTATCTCCTTCAAAGAAGATTTATTCTGTTCCCGATCTAAATGGCATTGGAAGGATTCCTCCGAAAGCAAACTTAGAAACTCAAAGTGTTAAATCAGAAAATATGCGTGCTAATGGATTTGTCGTAGCAAAAATGGTTCGGACAAAGCTCCTTCATTGTTTTTTATGGGATTATGTGAATAACTCTGCTACAGGTACTGAGGTATCATCCTTGAACGAAAATTCACACAGCTCATGTCAATTGTTTTGTTTCGATGCTGCTATCAAGGCTAtgccttttgaattatttttgcaAGTGGTGGGTTCTCCTCTTAAATGGACTGATATGATTGTGAAATGCAAGAATGGGTTTATGCTGACTGATTTTCCCGACGAGGAATATAGAAATTTGATGGATACTCGAGCAACTGGGAGACTGTCGTGGCTTATTGATATTTTACGCCGTCTCAAG CTGATCCGGCTGGTAGCTGATGAAAGACCCACAGATGCAGCCAAGATCTTACATGCCAAGCTTATATATGCTTTAGAGCTTAAACCATACATTGAAGAACCAACATCAATGGACTTTCTGCCTCAAGGCTATGGCTCTTTTGATGAAAGAATGCATTTCAGGCATGACTTTGTGTTGTCCACCAGCGAAGCTGTAGAGAAATATTGGCAGACTTTGGAGTATTGTTACGCTGCTGCTGACCCAAAAGCTGTTGTGCGTGCATTCCCTGGGTCTGTGGTTTTTGAG GTTTGTCTTTATAAATCCTGGACTACAGTTAGGATTATGAAGGCAGAGCAACGTGCTGAGCTCCTCCAGCGCATTAAGGATCAGCAAAGCAAAAAGCTCAGCTTCCAGGAGTGTAGAGAAATTGCCAAGGatcttaatctttcattagaACAG GTGCTTCGTGTATACTATGATTATCGGCAGCAGCGTCTTAATAGGATCCAAGGAGATTTGAATATTCAGAGTGAACCACAACGCAAGCGAAAGATTTCTCCGGAAGAGAGGTCACGGAAGCATCCAAAAGTCAATCCACTTAGCG ATTCCCACCAGGTTAAAGACATTGAGAAGAAGGATACACGTAACCAAAAGTTCTTCTGGACAGAAGAAGCAGACAG GCAATTACTTGTTCAGTATGCAAGACAAAGAGCAATGCAAGGTGCTCGGCGTGGCACAGACTGGGGCTCAATTAGTGACCTTCCAGCTCCTCGAAGAACCTGTCGCAGAAGAGTATCATTTCTGAAGAAAGACATAATGTTTAACAAATCTTTGATGAGGCTTTGTAACTTGCTTACTCAACGATATGCTCAGAAGCTGGATATTGAAAGTAACTTGATTGTTGGGAATGATTGTTGTCAAGAAACTAATTTCCAAGGTCAGCGCTGGGATGATTTTGATGATAGTAAAATTAAGTTAGCTCTTCACGAGGTTCTTGCACTCAAGCAGATGATGAAATCGGAGTCTGGTAAGAGAAGTGAATTGGCTGCGCAG GGCACCCACAATCCCATCACAAGTAGTCCTTGTGACATTGACAATGACTCTGAAAGTAAGCAGACAGGCTCCAGTCGCAGATCTAAGCGCCATCGCCTTCCTCAGAAGTTTGTCATGCATTTGAAAGAGAGGGTTAGCATTGCCAAGCGAATAAATCAGTCACTAGCTGTTTCTTGTGCTGTTGAGCTGTTTAAGTTGGTTTTCTTGACCAACTCAAAAGCTGTAGAAATGCCAAATTTACTGGCAGAAACATTATGTTGCTACTCAGAGCATGATCTTTTCTCAGCTTTTGACTATCTTAGACAGAAGAAAATCTTG GTTGGAAATGGTCCAAGTCAGCCATTTGTCCTGTCTCAAAGTTTCTTGAGAAATCTTTCTTTGACTCCATTTCCAGCAAACACAAGGAAGCGAGCTAATAAGTTGGCGAGCTGGCTATGTGAAAGAGGGAAGGAGCTGATGGAAGGGACGGTTGATCTACCTTCAGATCTGCAGTGTGGAGATATTTTCCATTTGTGTGCTTTAGTTTATTCTGGAGAGTTGTCTATCTTCCCAGTTTTACCTCCAGAAGGTGTTGGAGAAGCTGAAGACTCAAGGTGTATGAAACGTAGATATGATGACCATGAAATCGAGGACAATGGTGTGAGCAAAAAACATAAATGCCACTCTATACAAGAATGTGAGATCTTTTCCCGACGGGAGAAAGGCTTCCCTGGTATAAAAGTTTCTCTAAGTCGAGCTGCAATTTTGAGGTCCAGCATAGTTGAGTTTTTCGAAGGTGAAGATCATGTAAACCTTTTCAATGAAAAGGAGCAATTTTATGCAACTTTGGGTCAGAAAGTTAGCCGCACCTTATCCTCTATTGATAGCGTTGAAGAAAAACTCCTGGATTTTAGTAGTATTGCGCCAGCTACTGTTATTTTTGGTGATTCCATATGGGAAGTTATGACAAACTACACTATCCAAGATCTGGAGAAACATGATAACCAGAAACATGTTCAATTACACCCAGAGCTTATAAAAACTGTATACACGAATGTTAAGCAAGCTGGTGACCAGGGTTTGAACATGATGAAGATTTCTGAGTGCTTAGGAATGGAAA GTTCTATTTTAGCGGAACATGTTGTTGGTGTGCTTCAATTATTTGGCCTTGTATTGAGG GTCAATGGTTACAATTCTGTCCGAGTTGTGAATGGTCAATATCGCACCAAGTACTTTTTGACCTCAAAGGCAACATGTTCCCTTGATGTTGCTTCATCCTCAGCCCCTCAGAGGGAGGAAACGTGTACACATAATGAAAGTGCACGTTCTGAAAGTGAAGTGTATCGCATAGATGAAGGTGAAGCGCAAAGTCAAAATTCATCTAGAGAGGTTTTACCGCTCTCAAATGCTAATCAGGTTCATAAAAAGCATGAAGCATGGAGCACAATTAAATGGACATCCGCTGAAGGGAGGAAGGAGAATCAAAACTCAGATAACTCGGCCTCTAATTTTCAGCCAATAGTACCTTGGATCAATGGGGATGGAACTATTAATGGGATTGTCCACAGAGGGCTTACACGTCGTATATTTGGTATTGTGATTCAAAACCCTGGCATACTAGAG GAGAATATTGTCAGTCAAATGGGAGCACTGAACCCACAG AGTTGTCGAATGTTGTTGGATTCAATGGTTTTGGATAAACACCTCATTGTGCGGAAGATGACTCAAAGCACTTGGTCAACCATCCCTGGATTGCTGGAAAGTCTCTCTGACAGTCTATTTAGGAAGCCCAAATATGTTTGTCGACAACATTACTTTGCGAATCCCATGATGACCTCTTTACTATGA